The following proteins are encoded in a genomic region of Streptomyces collinus Tu 365:
- a CDS encoding ATP-grasp domain-containing protein — MPSRVRVWLNRTYAENVFFMDQLRRNPSDRAVEIHATHGDADSPVLAAADTADLEPEGLSPAGYVEYALDQCARRGIDVFVPRLHQAAVVAHRSDFEAAGTALLAPTREAIAVFEDKATAYEAVRSVGVPVPPWWRVRTAAELVAAVEELESAGEVACFKPASGAGGVGFRVITREPFSLAHLGGFPGPHVQLELVVEALERAAEPVNWLVMPRLGQPEVSVDCLTGPDNRVRLALGRTKNGRRRGFTLHKKWLEPARLVAEGFGLHYLSNVQFRMHGDRPVLLDVNTRPAGGLHQLSLCGINAPWAAVQLALGEDPGAIEPPFLGQDYTVVSGPRPLRAVSLPQQRTAQPEILLPTTPAPLPIVQQTSAEALPL; from the coding sequence ATGCCTTCTCGCGTACGCGTCTGGCTCAACCGCACGTACGCGGAGAACGTGTTCTTCATGGATCAGCTGCGGAGAAATCCCAGCGACCGGGCGGTGGAGATCCACGCGACCCACGGTGACGCCGACTCCCCCGTGCTCGCCGCCGCCGACACCGCCGACCTGGAGCCGGAGGGCCTCTCCCCGGCCGGCTACGTCGAGTACGCCCTGGACCAGTGCGCGCGGCGCGGCATCGACGTGTTCGTGCCCCGGCTGCACCAGGCGGCGGTGGTGGCGCACCGGAGCGACTTCGAGGCCGCGGGCACGGCGCTGCTGGCGCCGACGCGCGAGGCGATCGCGGTGTTCGAGGACAAGGCGACGGCGTACGAGGCGGTCCGCTCGGTCGGGGTGCCGGTGCCGCCCTGGTGGCGCGTGCGCACGGCAGCCGAACTGGTGGCCGCTGTTGAGGAGTTGGAGTCGGCGGGAGAGGTGGCGTGCTTCAAGCCGGCGTCCGGCGCGGGCGGCGTCGGCTTCCGGGTGATCACGCGTGAGCCCTTCTCGCTGGCCCACTTGGGCGGCTTCCCCGGTCCACACGTCCAACTGGAGCTGGTGGTCGAGGCGCTGGAGCGGGCGGCGGAGCCCGTGAACTGGCTGGTGATGCCCCGGCTGGGCCAGCCCGAGGTGTCGGTCGACTGCCTGACCGGCCCCGACAACCGCGTCCGGCTCGCCCTGGGCCGCACGAAGAACGGCCGCCGCCGGGGCTTCACCCTGCACAAGAAGTGGCTGGAGCCGGCCCGGCTGGTGGCCGAGGGCTTCGGGCTGCACTATCTGTCCAACGTCCAGTTCCGGATGCACGGCGACCGCCCGGTGCTGCTCGACGTCAACACCAGGCCCGCGGGCGGCCTGCACCAGCTCTCCCTCTGCGGGATCAACGCCCCGTGGGCGGCAGTGCAGTTGGCACTCGGTGAGGACCCCGGCGCGATCGAGCCGCCGTTCCTGGGGCAGGACTACACCGTGGTGTCCGGGCCGCGGCCGCTTCGCGCGGTCTCGCTGCCCCAGCAGCGGACGGCTCAGCCCGAGATCCTGCTGCCGACGACCCCCGCCCCCCTCCCCATCGTTCAGCAGACCTCGGCGGAGGCGCTGCCGCTGTAG
- a CDS encoding ABC transporter substrate-binding protein, translating into MRHTGFRRTFVAIGVCSSLALAASACGSGDGDTASGKTRITVNCEPPKSAKVDRRFFDDDTAAFEKQNPDIDVVAHDAFPCQDPKTFGAKLAGGQMEDVFYTYFTDARHVVDINQAADLTPYLKELKSYDTIQKQLRDIYTVDGKVYGIPRTGYSMGLIYNRKLFQKAGLDPDKPPATWEEVRADAKKIAALGDGTVGYADYSAQNQGGWHFTAELYSQGGDVVGADGKAGVDTPEGHAVLQNLHDMRWTDDSMGSKQLLIINDVQQMMGSGKLGMYLSAPDNIPILVKEKGGDYKDLALAPMPGGKGTLIGGDGYMFNKRDTPAQIRAGLKWLDHMFLTPGKGFLGDYARAKKNDAPVGLPEPRLFTGAADAKDQQVKKANANVPVKNYQAFLDGNQQLQMKIEPPDAQQIYSVLDSVVSAVLTKKDADIDQLLKEASAKIDSIPRS; encoded by the coding sequence ATGAGACACACCGGGTTCCGCCGTACCTTCGTCGCGATCGGCGTCTGTTCCTCGCTCGCCCTCGCCGCGTCCGCCTGCGGGTCGGGCGACGGCGACACGGCGAGCGGCAAGACACGCATCACGGTCAACTGCGAGCCGCCCAAGAGCGCCAAGGTCGACCGGAGGTTCTTCGACGACGACACCGCCGCCTTCGAGAAGCAGAACCCGGACATCGACGTCGTCGCCCACGACGCGTTCCCCTGCCAGGACCCGAAGACCTTTGGCGCCAAGCTCGCCGGCGGGCAGATGGAGGACGTCTTCTACACGTACTTCACCGACGCGCGGCACGTCGTCGACATCAACCAGGCGGCCGACCTCACGCCGTACCTCAAGGAACTCAAGAGCTACGACACCATCCAGAAGCAGCTGCGCGACATCTACACGGTGGACGGGAAGGTATACGGCATACCGCGGACCGGATACTCCATGGGGCTGATCTACAACCGCAAGCTGTTCCAGAAGGCCGGTCTCGACCCCGACAAGCCCCCGGCGACCTGGGAGGAGGTCCGCGCCGACGCCAAGAAGATCGCCGCGCTCGGCGACGGCACCGTCGGCTACGCCGACTACAGCGCCCAGAACCAGGGCGGCTGGCACTTCACCGCCGAGCTGTACTCCCAGGGCGGTGACGTCGTCGGCGCCGACGGCAAGGCCGGTGTCGACACCCCCGAGGGCCACGCCGTCCTGCAGAACCTGCACGACATGCGGTGGACCGACGACTCCATGGGCAGCAAGCAGCTCCTCATCATCAACGACGTGCAGCAGATGATGGGCTCGGGCAAGCTCGGCATGTACCTCTCCGCGCCCGACAACATCCCGATCCTGGTCAAGGAGAAGGGCGGCGACTACAAGGACCTCGCCCTCGCCCCCATGCCCGGCGGCAAGGGCACCCTCATCGGCGGCGACGGCTACATGTTCAACAAGAGGGACACGCCCGCCCAGATCCGCGCCGGCCTGAAGTGGCTCGACCACATGTTCCTCACCCCCGGCAAGGGCTTCCTCGGCGACTACGCACGCGCCAAGAAGAACGACGCGCCCGTCGGCCTGCCCGAGCCGCGTCTGTTCACCGGTGCCGCCGACGCCAAGGACCAGCAGGTCAAGAAGGCCAACGCCAACGTCCCGGTGAAGAACTACCAGGCGTTCCTCGACGGCAACCAGCAGCTCCAGATGAAGATCGAGCCGCCCGACGCCCAGCAGATCTACTCCGTCCTCGACAGCGTCGTCTCCGCCGTCCTCACCAAGAAGGACGCGGACATCGACCAGCTCCTCAAGGAGGCGTCCGCCAAGATCGACAGCATTCCCCGGAGCTGA
- a CDS encoding 6-phospho-beta-glucosidase gives MRLTILGGGGFRVPLVYGALLADRGEGRVTEVVLHDLDAGRLHTVARVLAEQASAVGDAPRVTTTTDLDEALRGADFVFSAIRVGGLEGRADDERVALAEGVLGQETVGAGGVAYGLRTVPVAVDIARRVARLAPDAWVINFTNPAGLVTEAMSGHLGDRVIGICDSPVGLGRRIARVLGADPKEAWIDYVGLNHLGWVRGLRVAGRDELPRLFADPGLLGSFEEGRLFGADWLRSLGAVPNEYLHYYYFNRETVRAYREAEKTRGAFLRDQQARFYEEAGRADVSALGAWHRTRDEREATYMAENRETAGAGEREADDLSGGYEKVALALMRAIARDERTTLILNVRNQGTLSVLDPDAVIEVPCLVDANGAHPVAVAPLPGHATGLVCSVKAVEREVLAAAESGSRTTAVKAFALHPLVDSVEVARRLVDGYTAVHPGLAYLK, from the coding sequence GTGAGGCTGACGATTCTCGGCGGTGGCGGGTTCCGGGTTCCGCTCGTGTACGGGGCGCTGCTGGCGGACCGTGGTGAGGGGCGGGTCACGGAGGTCGTGCTGCACGATCTGGACGCCGGTCGACTGCATACGGTCGCCCGTGTCCTGGCCGAGCAGGCGTCGGCCGTCGGCGACGCTCCGCGGGTGACCACCACGACCGACCTCGACGAGGCACTGCGCGGCGCCGACTTCGTCTTCTCGGCGATCCGTGTCGGCGGTCTGGAGGGCCGGGCGGACGACGAACGGGTGGCCTTGGCGGAGGGCGTCCTCGGCCAGGAGACGGTCGGCGCGGGCGGTGTCGCCTACGGACTGCGGACGGTCCCGGTCGCCGTCGACATCGCCCGGCGGGTGGCCCGGCTGGCACCCGACGCCTGGGTCATCAACTTCACCAACCCGGCCGGGCTGGTGACCGAGGCCATGTCCGGCCACCTCGGCGACCGCGTCATCGGCATCTGCGACTCGCCGGTCGGCCTCGGCCGCCGTATCGCCCGGGTCCTCGGCGCGGACCCGAAGGAGGCGTGGATCGACTACGTCGGCCTCAACCACCTCGGCTGGGTGCGCGGTCTGAGGGTCGCGGGCCGGGACGAACTGCCGCGCCTGTTCGCGGATCCCGGTCTGCTGGGCTCCTTCGAGGAGGGCAGGCTCTTCGGCGCCGACTGGCTGCGGTCCCTGGGCGCCGTTCCCAACGAGTACCTGCACTACTACTACTTCAACCGGGAGACCGTACGGGCCTACCGGGAGGCCGAGAAGACCCGCGGCGCCTTCCTGCGTGACCAGCAGGCGCGGTTCTACGAGGAGGCCGGGCGCGCGGACGTGTCCGCCCTCGGCGCGTGGCACCGCACCCGCGACGAGCGCGAGGCGACCTACATGGCGGAGAACCGGGAGACGGCCGGTGCCGGCGAGCGTGAGGCCGACGACCTCTCCGGCGGCTACGAGAAGGTGGCCCTCGCCCTCATGCGGGCCATCGCCCGCGACGAGCGCACGACCCTCATCCTGAACGTGCGCAACCAGGGCACCCTGTCGGTCCTCGACCCGGACGCCGTCATCGAGGTGCCCTGCCTGGTCGACGCCAACGGCGCCCACCCGGTCGCGGTCGCACCGCTGCCCGGGCACGCCACCGGTCTGGTCTGTTCGGTCAAGGCAGTCGAGCGCGAGGTGCTCGCGGCCGCCGAGTCCGGTTCGCGTACGACGGCCGTCAAGGCGTTCGCCCTGCACCCGTTGGTGGACTCGGTCGAGGTGGCGCGGCGTCTGGTCGACGGGTACACGGCCGTCCATCCCGGCCTGGCGTACCTGAAGTAG
- a CDS encoding metallophosphoesterase family protein: MESTAGAGQLLAISDLHVSYPENRALVEEMRPRTDDDWLIVAGDVAETVEDVRWALATLAGRFRKVLWAPGNHELWTHPTDPVTLRGVARYQHLVALCQELGVTSPEDPYPVWEGPGGPVAVAPLFLLYDYSFLPPGCATKEEGLAYAEGTGIVCNDEYLLHPDPYRTREEWCRDRVARTERRLAALPDGLPVVLANHYPLDRHPTDVLWHPEFAMWCGTALTADWHRRFRVETMVYGHLHIPRTTWHEGVRFEEVSVGYPREWRKRSVPPGQPRRILPMEVGPGDRGAAPGVGGGRGGVR, translated from the coding sequence GTGGAGTCGACGGCCGGGGCCGGACAGCTGCTGGCCATCAGCGACCTGCACGTCTCCTATCCGGAGAACCGCGCGCTCGTCGAGGAGATGCGCCCGCGCACGGACGACGACTGGCTGATCGTCGCCGGGGACGTGGCGGAGACCGTCGAGGACGTCCGGTGGGCCCTGGCCACCCTCGCGGGCCGCTTCCGCAAGGTCCTGTGGGCGCCCGGCAACCACGAGCTGTGGACCCACCCGACGGACCCGGTCACCCTGCGCGGCGTCGCCCGCTACCAGCACCTCGTCGCCCTGTGCCAGGAACTCGGGGTCACCTCGCCGGAGGACCCGTACCCGGTGTGGGAGGGACCCGGCGGTCCGGTCGCCGTCGCCCCGCTGTTCCTGCTGTACGACTACTCGTTCCTGCCGCCCGGCTGCGCCACCAAGGAGGAGGGCCTGGCCTACGCGGAGGGCACGGGCATCGTCTGCAACGACGAGTACCTGCTCCACCCCGACCCGTACCGCACGCGCGAGGAGTGGTGCCGGGACCGCGTCGCCCGGACCGAGCGCAGGCTCGCCGCGCTGCCCGACGGCCTGCCCGTGGTCCTGGCCAACCACTACCCGCTCGACCGGCACCCGACGGACGTGCTCTGGCACCCGGAGTTCGCCATGTGGTGCGGTACGGCCCTCACCGCCGACTGGCACCGCCGGTTCCGCGTCGAGACGATGGTCTACGGCCACCTGCACATCCCGCGGACCACCTGGCACGAGGGTGTCCGCTTCGAAGAAGTGTCCGTGGGATATCCCCGCGAATGGCGCAAGCGCTCCGTACCCCCGGGGCAGCCGCGCCGCATCCTGCCGATGGAGGTCGGACCCGGTGATCGAGGAGCTGCTCCCGGAGTCGGTGGTGGCCGTGGAGGCGTTCGGTGA
- a CDS encoding carbohydrate binding domain-containing protein, which yields MRNPLRRTRRRLLAVLGTVALAFGGALALPGTAQAANILTNPGFESGGLSPWTCSGNLGSVVSSPVHGGSKALQGAVSSSDNAQCSQTVAVQPNTTYTLQGWVRGSYVYLGVNGGASTWTTSPSAYSQLSVSFTTGASQTSATVYVHGWYAQGTYYADDISLDGPGGGGGGGDTQAPTAPGGLTSTGKTSSSVSLQWNASSDNVGVTAYDVYSGSNQVLTVSGTSATVGGLSPSTSYTFSVKARDAAGNTSPASGSVTVTTNAGSGGGTSFKQAAPYLYEGWGDPPSPSTVMSATGVKWFTMAFVLDSGGCNPAWDGSRALTGGVDQTAVNQIRSAGGDVVPSFGGWQGSKLGANCSSASALAGALQKVINAYSLKAIDMDIENTDEFENEAVQARILTALKTVKTDNPGLKTIVTFGTSTTGPTYYGNRLIEQAKSLGADIDAFTIMPFDFGGGSDMYGNTVNAAEGLKAKLKSTFGWDDATAYSHIGISGMNGLSDQQETTTPAIWTQIRDWSNAHHIARLAFWSVNRDRPCAGGGVVSNCSGIGQNNWQFTSITAGFTG from the coding sequence GTGCGCAACCCACTCAGACGCACCAGACGTCGGCTGCTCGCCGTCCTCGGCACCGTCGCTCTCGCCTTCGGCGGAGCCCTCGCCCTTCCCGGCACCGCTCAAGCGGCCAACATCCTCACCAACCCCGGCTTCGAGTCCGGCGGCCTGTCGCCCTGGACCTGTTCCGGCAACCTCGGCTCGGTCGTCTCCTCCCCCGTGCACGGCGGCTCCAAGGCCCTGCAGGGCGCCGTCAGCTCCAGCGACAACGCGCAGTGCAGCCAGACGGTCGCCGTCCAGCCGAACACCACGTACACGCTGCAGGGCTGGGTCCGCGGCTCGTACGTCTACCTCGGCGTCAACGGCGGCGCCTCCACCTGGACGACGTCCCCGTCGGCGTACAGCCAGCTCAGCGTCTCCTTCACCACCGGCGCCTCGCAGACCAGCGCCACCGTCTACGTGCACGGCTGGTACGCGCAGGGCACCTACTACGCCGACGACATCAGCCTGGACGGCCCGGGCGGCGGCGGAGGCGGCGGGGACACCCAGGCGCCGACCGCGCCCGGCGGGCTCACCTCGACCGGGAAGACGTCGTCGAGCGTGTCCCTGCAGTGGAACGCCTCCTCGGACAACGTCGGCGTGACGGCGTACGACGTCTACAGCGGATCGAACCAGGTCCTCACCGTCTCCGGTACGTCCGCCACGGTCGGCGGGCTGTCGCCGAGCACCTCGTACACCTTCAGCGTGAAGGCGCGGGACGCGGCCGGGAACACCTCGCCGGCCTCCGGCTCCGTGACCGTCACGACCAACGCGGGCAGCGGCGGCGGGACCTCCTTCAAGCAGGCGGCGCCCTACCTGTACGAGGGCTGGGGCGACCCGCCGAGCCCGTCCACGGTGATGAGCGCGACCGGCGTCAAGTGGTTCACGATGGCGTTCGTGCTCGACTCGGGCGGCTGCAACCCCGCCTGGGACGGCAGCCGGGCGCTGACGGGCGGGGTGGACCAGACCGCCGTCAACCAGATCCGGTCCGCCGGCGGTGACGTCGTCCCGTCGTTCGGCGGCTGGCAGGGCAGCAAGCTGGGCGCCAACTGCTCCTCCGCGAGCGCGCTGGCCGGGGCGCTGCAGAAGGTGATCAACGCCTACTCGCTCAAGGCCATCGACATGGACATCGAGAACACGGACGAGTTCGAGAACGAGGCCGTGCAGGCGAGGATCCTGACCGCGCTGAAGACGGTGAAGACCGACAACCCGGGGCTGAAGACCATCGTCACCTTCGGCACCTCGACCACCGGCCCGACCTACTACGGCAACCGGCTCATCGAGCAGGCGAAGTCGCTCGGCGCCGACATCGACGCCTTCACGATCATGCCGTTCGACTTCGGCGGCGGCTCGGACATGTACGGCAACACGGTGAACGCGGCCGAGGGCCTGAAGGCCAAGCTGAAGTCGACGTTCGGCTGGGACGACGCGACCGCCTACTCCCACATCGGCATCTCCGGCATGAACGGCCTGTCCGACCAGCAGGAGACGACCACCCCGGCGATCTGGACCCAGATCCGCGACTGGTCCAACGCGCACCACATCGCCCGGCTCGCCTTCTGGTCGGTCAACCGCGACCGGCCCTGCGCGGGCGGCGGAGTCGTCTCGAACTGCTCCGGCATCGGCCAGAACAACTGGCAGTTCACGTCCATCACCGCCGGGTTCACCGGCTGA
- a CDS encoding helix-turn-helix domain-containing protein — MTDGYEDPGATETAQLPAVVARVTALADRLGVPQSEVFDVGRLSVACGVPEPVVNALLAGRPAGEPDVQARFLQRLDLLRRTRLKPGGRKYTQQEIADGAGMSRQQAGALINGDRRPTMEHCDALQRFFRVHAGFLTAEDPEALAGALQRTEQDLLQKLADRERAAAESAQDPLERLLQDHGVRGIAWRAAQLPTDQHRDKVAEWLDMLLESVKRPES; from the coding sequence GTGACGGATGGCTACGAGGATCCGGGCGCCACGGAAACCGCTCAGCTTCCGGCCGTCGTCGCCCGCGTCACCGCGCTCGCCGACCGGCTCGGCGTGCCGCAGTCCGAGGTCTTCGACGTCGGCCGGCTCTCCGTGGCCTGCGGCGTCCCGGAGCCGGTGGTCAACGCCCTGCTGGCCGGCCGCCCCGCGGGCGAGCCGGACGTCCAGGCCCGCTTTCTGCAGCGCCTCGACCTGCTGCGCCGCACCCGGCTGAAACCGGGCGGCCGCAAGTACACCCAGCAGGAGATCGCCGACGGCGCCGGCATGTCCCGGCAGCAGGCCGGCGCGCTCATCAACGGCGACCGGCGGCCGACCATGGAGCACTGCGACGCCCTGCAGCGGTTCTTCCGCGTGCACGCCGGCTTCCTCACCGCCGAGGACCCCGAGGCGCTGGCGGGTGCGCTGCAGCGCACCGAGCAGGACCTGCTGCAGAAGCTCGCCGACCGGGAGCGAGCCGCGGCCGAGTCGGCGCAAGACCCGCTGGAACGGCTGCTCCAGGACCACGGAGTGCGCGGGATCGCCTGGCGGGCGGCCCAACTGCCCACCGACCAGCACCGGGACAAGGTCGCCGAGTGGCTCGACATGCTCCTGGAGAGCGTCAAGCGGCCCGAGTCGTGA
- a CDS encoding 4'-phosphopantetheinyl transferase family protein: MIEELLPESVVAVEAFGDEKSENATLYPEEERIVARAVDKRRREFTAVRVCARLAMEKLGVPAQAVPTGERGAPVWPQGLSGSMTHCEGYRAAALVRAGDLASLGIDAEVDAPLPDQVFESIALPSEQRRHRALSASRPGVHWDRLLFSAKESVYKAWFPLARAWLDFSEADIELVTHAGAGGHSGTVTRGGFRARLLVPGPWVGGVRLSGFDGRWLVADGLVLTAVTVPHR; the protein is encoded by the coding sequence GTGATCGAGGAGCTGCTCCCGGAGTCGGTGGTGGCCGTGGAGGCGTTCGGTGACGAGAAGTCGGAGAACGCCACGCTGTACCCCGAGGAGGAGCGGATCGTGGCCCGCGCGGTGGACAAGCGCCGCCGGGAGTTCACGGCCGTGCGGGTCTGCGCCCGGCTCGCCATGGAGAAACTCGGCGTGCCGGCCCAGGCCGTGCCGACCGGCGAACGCGGCGCCCCGGTCTGGCCCCAGGGCCTGAGCGGCAGCATGACCCACTGCGAGGGCTACCGGGCCGCGGCCCTGGTCCGCGCCGGGGACCTCGCCTCCCTCGGGATCGACGCCGAGGTCGACGCGCCGCTGCCCGACCAGGTCTTCGAGAGCATCGCGCTGCCCTCCGAACAGCGGCGGCACCGCGCGCTGAGCGCCTCCCGGCCCGGCGTCCACTGGGACCGGCTGCTGTTCAGCGCCAAGGAGTCCGTGTACAAGGCGTGGTTCCCGCTGGCGCGCGCCTGGCTGGACTTCTCGGAGGCGGACATCGAGCTGGTCACGCACGCCGGGGCGGGCGGCCACTCCGGGACGGTCACCCGAGGCGGCTTCCGGGCCCGGCTCCTGGTCCCCGGGCCATGGGTGGGCGGTGTACGGCTGAGCGGGTTCGACGGCCGCTGGCTCGTCGCCGACGGACTCGTGCTGACGGCGGTGACCGTCCCGCACCGCTGA
- a CDS encoding LacI family DNA-binding transcriptional regulator, whose protein sequence is MTRRLAEVAKKVGVSEATVSRVLNGKPGVSDATRQAVLTALDVLGYERPTQLRGERARLVGLVLPELQNPIFPAFAEVIGGALAQLGLTPVLCTQTKGGVSEADYVELLLQQQVSGVVFAGGLYAQADAPHDHYRLLADRNIPVVLVNAAIEHLGFPAVSCDDAVAVEQAWRHLASLGHERIGLVLGPGDHIPSARKLAAARAVAADLPDEFVARAIFSIEGGHAAASRLIDRGVTGIICASDPLALGAVRAARRKGFDVPGRISVVGYDDSAFMNCTEPPLTTVRQPIEAMGRAAVELLNVQIGGTAVPAEELLFEPELVVRGSTGQAPRG, encoded by the coding sequence ATGACGCGACGACTTGCGGAAGTGGCGAAGAAGGTCGGGGTCAGCGAGGCCACGGTCAGCCGGGTGCTCAACGGCAAGCCCGGGGTCTCCGACGCCACCCGGCAGGCGGTGCTGACCGCCCTCGACGTTCTCGGCTACGAGCGCCCCACCCAGCTGCGCGGTGAGCGCGCCCGGCTCGTCGGCCTGGTCCTGCCGGAGCTGCAGAACCCCATCTTCCCGGCGTTCGCCGAGGTCATCGGGGGTGCGCTCGCCCAGCTGGGGCTCACCCCGGTGCTGTGCACCCAGACCAAGGGCGGGGTCTCGGAGGCGGACTACGTCGAGCTGCTGCTCCAGCAGCAGGTCTCCGGTGTCGTCTTCGCCGGCGGTCTGTACGCCCAGGCCGACGCGCCGCACGACCACTACCGGCTGCTCGCCGACCGCAACATCCCGGTGGTGCTGGTCAACGCGGCCATCGAGCACCTCGGCTTCCCGGCGGTGTCCTGCGACGACGCCGTCGCCGTCGAGCAGGCGTGGCGGCACCTCGCCTCCCTCGGTCACGAGCGCATCGGCCTGGTCCTCGGCCCCGGCGACCACATCCCCTCCGCGCGCAAGCTGGCCGCCGCGCGGGCCGTCGCGGCCGACCTGCCCGACGAGTTCGTGGCGCGGGCCATCTTCTCCATCGAGGGCGGCCACGCGGCGGCCTCCCGGCTCATCGACCGGGGTGTCACCGGCATCATCTGCGCCAGCGACCCGCTCGCCCTGGGCGCCGTGCGCGCGGCCCGCCGCAAGGGCTTCGACGTCCCCGGGCGGATCTCCGTCGTCGGCTATGACGACTCGGCGTTCATGAACTGCACCGAGCCCCCGCTGACCACCGTCCGCCAGCCCATCGAGGCCATGGGCCGCGCGGCCGTCGAGCTGCTGAACGTGCAGATCGGAGGCACCGCGGTGCCCGCCGAGGAGCTGCTGTTCGAGCCCGAGCTGGTGGTGCGCGGTTCCACCGGGCAAGCCCCCCGCGGGTGA
- a CDS encoding DUF817 domain-containing protein: MLRTSPAGPPASPVGQLLDFTWTQTRACAFAIALLSGVAASTLLPPLPVARYDLLVAYGVLLTLLFWRRGWESGRDVAVIAACHVIGLAFELVKVAQGSWSYPEPAVLKFAGVPLYGGFLYAAVGSYVCRAWHLFDLEVVGYRPRATAVVAAGIYVNFFSHHWLPDARWPLAALLVAVTTGTSVRYTVRGVRRRMPLALSFTLIGFFLWLAENLATGVGAWRYPYQLHGWQPVDMSKFGAWSLLISVTFVLAALGRTRPATAPGPQGRT; the protein is encoded by the coding sequence ATGCTCCGTACCAGTCCGGCCGGACCTCCGGCCTCCCCGGTGGGCCAGCTGCTCGACTTCACCTGGACCCAGACCCGCGCCTGCGCCTTCGCCATCGCGCTGCTGTCGGGGGTGGCGGCGTCGACGCTGCTGCCGCCGCTGCCCGTGGCCCGCTACGACCTGCTCGTCGCCTACGGTGTGCTGCTGACCCTGCTGTTCTGGCGGCGCGGCTGGGAGAGCGGCCGGGACGTCGCCGTCATCGCCGCCTGCCATGTCATCGGCCTCGCCTTCGAACTGGTGAAGGTGGCACAGGGCTCGTGGAGCTATCCGGAGCCGGCGGTGCTGAAGTTCGCGGGCGTGCCCCTGTACGGCGGTTTCCTCTACGCGGCCGTCGGCAGCTACGTCTGCCGGGCCTGGCACCTGTTCGACCTGGAAGTGGTCGGCTACCGGCCGCGCGCGACCGCGGTGGTCGCCGCCGGCATCTACGTCAACTTCTTCAGCCACCACTGGCTGCCCGACGCCCGCTGGCCCCTCGCGGCCCTCCTCGTGGCCGTCACCACGGGCACCTCCGTGCGGTACACGGTGCGCGGGGTACGGCGGCGCATGCCGCTCGCGCTGTCGTTCACCCTGATCGGCTTCTTCCTGTGGCTGGCGGAGAACCTCGCCACCGGAGTGGGCGCCTGGCGCTACCCGTACCAGCTCCACGGCTGGCAGCCCGTCGACATGTCCAAGTTCGGCGCCTGGTCGCTGCTCATCAGCGTCACCTTCGTCCTCGCCGCCCTCGGCAGAACGCGCCCCGCCACCGCCCCCGGGCCGCAGGGCCGCACCTGA
- a CDS encoding carbohydrate ABC transporter permease: MTKTAERRPIADAAVHPVPAPPPAGGRRRRRLLDQACAYAFLLGGLVCFALFSWYPAIRAVVIAFQKYTPGSKPQWVGTANFTRVLHDPEFGAAWRNTLTFTLLALLVGFAVPFLLALVLNELRHAKAFFRVVVYLPVMIPPVVSALLWKWFYDPGAGLANETLRFLHLPTSNWSNGTDTALISLVIVATWANMGGTVLIYLAALQSIPGELYEAAELDGANLLQRVRHVTVPQTRFVILMLMLLQIIATMQVFTEPFVITGGGPESATVTVLYLIYKYAFLYNDFGGACALSVMLLVLLGAFSALYLRLTRTEGDTA, encoded by the coding sequence ATGACGAAGACGGCCGAGCGGCGTCCGATCGCGGACGCCGCCGTCCACCCGGTCCCGGCGCCGCCCCCGGCAGGGGGCCGGAGGCGGCGCCGCCTCCTCGACCAGGCCTGCGCCTACGCCTTCCTCCTCGGCGGCCTCGTCTGCTTCGCCCTGTTCTCCTGGTACCCGGCGATCCGCGCGGTCGTCATCGCCTTCCAGAAGTACACGCCGGGCTCGAAGCCGCAGTGGGTCGGCACCGCCAACTTCACCCGCGTCCTGCACGACCCCGAGTTCGGCGCGGCCTGGCGCAACACGCTCACCTTCACCCTGCTCGCCCTGCTCGTCGGGTTCGCGGTCCCCTTCCTCCTCGCCCTCGTCCTCAACGAACTGCGGCACGCCAAAGCCTTCTTCCGGGTGGTGGTCTACCTGCCGGTGATGATCCCGCCGGTGGTCAGCGCCCTGCTGTGGAAGTGGTTCTACGACCCCGGGGCCGGCCTCGCCAACGAGACCCTGCGCTTTCTGCACCTGCCGACGTCGAACTGGTCCAACGGCACCGACACCGCGCTGATCTCCCTGGTCATCGTGGCCACCTGGGCGAACATGGGCGGCACCGTCCTGATCTACCTCGCCGCCCTGCAGTCCATCCCGGGCGAGCTGTACGAGGCCGCCGAACTGGACGGGGCGAACCTGCTCCAGCGCGTCCGGCACGTCACGGTCCCGCAGACCCGGTTCGTGATCCTGATGCTGATGCTCCTTCAGATCATCGCGACCATGCAGGTGTTCACCGAGCCGTTCGTCATCACCGGCGGCGGACCCGAGAGCGCCACGGTGACCGTGCTCTACCTCATCTACAAGTACGCCTTCCTCTACAACGACTTCGGCGGCGCCTGCGCGCTCAGCGTGATGCTCCTCGTCCTGCTCGGCGCCTTCTCCGCCCTCTACCTGCGGCTCACCCGCACCGAGGGGGACACCGCATGA